One region of Termitidicoccus mucosus genomic DNA includes:
- a CDS encoding cellulase-like family protein → MQTSTENAGAPLFAAGHVIPIAMWDFSWLERRWPGAGYEDWDRALDELAERGYEAVRIDAYPHLLAANFDREWELLPCWNTQDWGAPSRCRVRPGPALVKFIQACAARNIRVGLSTWFRRDVDNIRTHVTTPLRHADAWLGVLERLAGEGLLQALLYVDLCNEWTHSEWAPIFHNPPQYAPDEWDSPPSLAWLNTALALVRERFPSLPLTVSTNTRPWRYGEVDVSAFDFIEAHLWMASANTSDFYKRAGYAYELFDPKGYDNLARHGEALYRSDPGHWLGLLKNIITKTADASRAADRPLATTEGWSVVDYKDWPLLDWGWVKEGCEFGVDAALATGRWRAMCTSNFCGPQFRGMWRDTEWHRRLTGRMRVMTAAG, encoded by the coding sequence ATGCAAACTTCCACCGAGAATGCAGGCGCTCCCTTGTTTGCCGCCGGTCATGTCATTCCCATCGCCATGTGGGATTTCTCGTGGCTGGAGCGGCGCTGGCCGGGCGCGGGTTACGAGGATTGGGACCGCGCGCTGGACGAACTGGCGGAGCGCGGTTACGAGGCCGTGCGCATCGACGCCTATCCCCATCTGCTCGCGGCGAATTTCGACCGCGAATGGGAGCTGCTGCCGTGCTGGAACACCCAGGACTGGGGCGCGCCCTCGCGCTGCCGGGTGCGTCCCGGTCCGGCGCTGGTGAAATTTATACAAGCCTGCGCCGCGCGCAACATCCGCGTCGGCCTGTCCACCTGGTTCCGCCGCGATGTTGATAATATCCGCACCCATGTCACCACGCCGCTCCGCCATGCGGATGCGTGGCTCGGCGTGCTGGAGCGGCTGGCCGGGGAGGGCCTGCTGCAAGCGCTGCTGTATGTCGATTTGTGCAACGAGTGGACGCATTCCGAATGGGCGCCGATTTTCCATAACCCGCCCCAATATGCGCCGGACGAATGGGATTCGCCGCCGTCGCTCGCCTGGCTGAACACCGCGCTGGCACTCGTGCGCGAGCGCTTTCCCTCCCTGCCGCTGACGGTCTCGACCAACACGCGTCCGTGGCGCTATGGCGAGGTGGATGTATCGGCGTTTGATTTCATCGAAGCGCATCTTTGGATGGCGAGCGCCAATACCAGCGATTTTTATAAGCGCGCCGGCTACGCCTACGAATTGTTTGACCCGAAGGGTTATGATAATCTCGCGCGTCACGGCGAGGCGCTGTATAGATCCGATCCGGGGCACTGGCTGGGCTTGTTAAAGAATATTATAACAAAAACCGCCGACGCCTCGCGCGCCGCGGACCGGCCGCTGGCGACCACCGAGGGCTGGAGCGTGGTGGATTACAAGGACTGGCCGCTGCTGGACTGGGGCTGGGTGAAGGAAGGCTGCGAGTTCGGCGTGGACGCCGCATTGGCGACCGGGCGCTGGCGCGCGATGTGCACCTCGAATTTTTGCGGCCCGCAGTTCCGAGGCATGTGGCGCGACACGGAGTGGCATCGCCGGTTGACGGGCCGGATGCGCGTTATGACCGCGGCTGGCTAG
- a CDS encoding uroporphyrinogen decarboxylase family protein: MRPMTSLERCLAVLDGRMPDTLPVVPQSFMYAVETAGFKMSDVSRNGRKMAAAHRISQEKHGYDGCVIDFDDAAIAEAIGARVIYRDTEPAIVDEERPVLKDLRDVHDLEVPDPWTAGRLPEWLEATKTLSDAIGGHVLIMGRADQGPFSIACLLRGMTQFMMDLMTADKALIADVLDFGRKCCVAFAKAQKEAGAHVTSIGEGLAGPSLISPGMYREFAFENERRAAAEIQAHGLPLSLHICGNAGAIIPDMGATGAKILEVDWQVDMKKARETLPASTVLMGNINPSHPLVFGKPEQIDEAVKQLVLATKGRGLIISSGCAMGRNTPPENVSAFVAAARKHGSGEELEKLHQC, encoded by the coding sequence ATGAGACCCATGACATCGCTCGAACGCTGCCTGGCCGTGCTGGATGGCAGGATGCCTGACACGCTGCCCGTCGTGCCGCAGAGCTTCATGTATGCCGTCGAGACGGCCGGCTTTAAGATGTCCGATGTGTCGCGCAATGGCAGGAAAATGGCCGCGGCACACCGCATCTCGCAGGAAAAGCACGGCTACGACGGCTGCGTGATTGATTTCGACGACGCGGCGATCGCCGAGGCCATCGGCGCCAGGGTGATCTATCGCGACACCGAGCCCGCCATCGTGGACGAGGAGCGGCCCGTGCTGAAGGATTTGCGCGACGTGCATGATCTTGAGGTCCCCGATCCCTGGACGGCGGGCCGGCTGCCCGAATGGCTTGAGGCGACCAAGACCCTGTCGGATGCAATCGGCGGCCACGTCCTCATCATGGGCCGGGCCGACCAGGGGCCGTTCAGCATCGCGTGCCTGTTGCGCGGCATGACGCAGTTCATGATGGACCTCATGACCGCGGACAAGGCGCTGATCGCCGACGTGCTGGACTTCGGGCGCAAATGCTGCGTCGCCTTCGCCAAGGCGCAAAAGGAGGCGGGCGCGCACGTCACCTCGATCGGCGAAGGACTGGCCGGCCCCAGCCTGATCTCGCCCGGCATGTATCGCGAGTTCGCCTTTGAAAACGAGCGCCGCGCCGCGGCGGAAATACAAGCGCACGGCCTGCCGCTTTCGCTGCACATCTGCGGCAACGCCGGCGCCATCATCCCCGACATGGGCGCCACCGGCGCCAAAATCCTCGAAGTGGACTGGCAGGTGGACATGAAAAAGGCACGGGAAACGCTGCCCGCGTCAACCGTGCTGATGGGCAATATCAATCCAAGCCACCCGCTGGTGTTCGGCAAACCGGAACAAATCGACGAGGCCGTCAAACAACTCGTCCTCGCCACGAAAGGCCGGGGACTGATCATCAGTTCCGGCTGCGCGATGGGACGGAACACCCCGCCGGAAAACGTCAGCGCCTTCGTTGCCGCCGCCAGGAAGCACGGCTCCGGCGAGGAGTTGGAAAAATTGCACCAATGCTGA
- a CDS encoding glycoside hydrolase family 88 protein, which produces MHTRTNTRALLARLSERTMTPASGRHSAIHADFNIDFSNWEWHQGVALHGLWQAGLALDDARHRRFIEEWLAARLAEGIPPKSINTTAPLLTIACLHELHPKAEYERLCRDYAAWCMTQAPRLPDGTFEHDAIYPRQVWADTLFMGALFLAKWGRMTGDGALLDQAARQFVSHYRYLGDPRTGLLFHGYDDTGKTPIGTLWGRGNGWHAIAVTEVLALLGDSHPARATILANLRRQFAGALATQDASGAWRTVMDEPGTYLEASCTAAFACAFLRATELGLAADAGLRAAAGRALERVFGWINENGELTHASAGTPVKPDAASYNAIPYATTPFAQGLALLALARALVFSPTAVSPAP; this is translated from the coding sequence ATGCACACCCGGACAAACACCCGCGCGCTTCTTGCCAGGCTAAGCGAACGCACCATGACGCCCGCCTCCGGCAGGCACAGCGCCATCCATGCCGACTTCAACATCGATTTTTCCAACTGGGAATGGCATCAAGGCGTCGCGCTCCACGGGCTCTGGCAGGCCGGCCTGGCGCTGGACGACGCGCGCCATCGCCGCTTCATCGAGGAGTGGCTCGCAGCCCGGCTCGCCGAGGGCATCCCGCCCAAAAGCATCAACACCACCGCGCCGCTCCTCACCATCGCCTGCCTGCATGAGCTGCATCCAAAAGCTGAATACGAAAGGCTGTGCCGCGACTATGCCGCATGGTGCATGACGCAGGCGCCGCGGCTGCCCGACGGCACCTTCGAGCACGACGCCATTTATCCCCGCCAGGTCTGGGCCGACACGCTTTTCATGGGCGCGCTTTTCCTCGCGAAATGGGGCCGCATGACCGGCGACGGCGCGCTGCTCGACCAGGCGGCGCGCCAGTTTGTCAGCCACTACCGTTACCTTGGCGACCCGCGCACCGGCCTGCTTTTCCACGGTTACGACGACACGGGGAAAACCCCCATCGGCACGCTCTGGGGACGGGGCAACGGCTGGCATGCCATCGCCGTCACCGAGGTGCTCGCGCTGCTCGGCGACAGCCATCCGGCGCGCGCCACGATCCTCGCGAATCTGCGCCGCCAGTTCGCCGGCGCCCTCGCCACGCAGGACGCCTCCGGCGCATGGCGCACCGTCATGGACGAGCCCGGCACGTATCTGGAGGCGTCCTGCACGGCGGCGTTTGCCTGCGCGTTTTTGCGCGCGACCGAACTCGGCCTCGCCGCCGACGCCGGCCTGCGCGCCGCGGCCGGACGCGCGCTCGAACGGGTGTTTGGCTGGATCAACGAAAACGGCGAACTCACGCACGCCTCCGCCGGCACGCCCGTCAAGCCGGACGCCGCCTCCTACAACGCCATCCCGTATGCGACGACCCCGTTTGCGCAAGGGCTGGCCCTGCTCGCGCTCGCCCGCGCGCTCGTTTTCTCCCCGACCGCCGTTTCCCCCGCGCCATGA
- a CDS encoding LacI family DNA-binding transcriptional regulator encodes MPQSLKTIARRAGLSVATVSRALSDSPLVREPTRIKVRRIADELGYKRPPLVGAIMSSLRRSAQQSYLGNLALICITLPGKQALLPFHAGLVAGARLRAAELGFKLDVLSHIPKDIRHAALNRVLRSRGITGLIFLNARTRADFSRFDWSHFASTQIDHAITSPVLHASGIDHHRTIHMALTRLAGRGYKRFGFFIETHKDIILAYKWSGAFAAFQRIMPALKHIPELEQKVLQRPAFLSWFREYQPDILVGHKTEIIGWLRDEGLRVPEDIGFFNLNLNESPIPCAGLDLEAALQGAIAVESVVTQIHQFERGAPAHPKTIHIEGRWMDGPTIRPAT; translated from the coding sequence ATGCCCCAATCCCTGAAAACCATCGCCCGCCGCGCAGGCCTGTCGGTCGCCACCGTTTCGCGGGCCTTGAGCGACTCGCCGCTGGTGCGCGAGCCCACGCGCATCAAGGTCCGGCGCATCGCCGATGAGCTCGGCTACAAGCGCCCGCCGCTCGTCGGCGCGATCATGTCGAGCCTGCGCCGGTCGGCCCAGCAAAGCTACCTCGGCAATCTCGCGCTCATCTGCATCACCCTGCCGGGAAAGCAGGCGCTGCTCCCGTTTCATGCCGGGCTGGTCGCAGGCGCCAGGCTCCGCGCCGCCGAACTCGGCTTCAAGCTCGACGTCCTCAGCCACATTCCCAAGGACATCCGCCATGCCGCGCTCAACCGCGTGCTTCGCAGCCGCGGCATCACCGGCTTGATTTTTCTCAATGCGCGAACCCGCGCGGATTTTTCCCGGTTCGACTGGTCGCATTTTGCCAGCACCCAGATCGACCATGCGATCACCAGCCCCGTGCTGCACGCCTCGGGCATCGATCACCACCGCACGATCCACATGGCGCTCACCCGCTTGGCCGGGCGCGGCTACAAGCGCTTCGGTTTTTTCATCGAAACCCACAAGGACATCATTCTGGCCTACAAATGGTCCGGCGCCTTCGCGGCTTTTCAGCGGATCATGCCCGCGCTCAAGCACATCCCGGAGCTGGAGCAGAAAGTCCTCCAGCGCCCGGCCTTTCTGTCGTGGTTTCGCGAATACCAACCCGACATCCTTGTCGGCCACAAAACAGAAATCATCGGCTGGCTGCGGGACGAGGGGCTGCGCGTGCCGGAGGACATCGGTTTTTTCAATCTGAACCTGAACGAGTCCCCCATCCCCTGCGCGGGGCTCGACCTCGAGGCCGCATTGCAGGGCGCCATCGCCGTTGAATCCGTCGTCACGCAAATCCACCAGTTCGAACGCGGCGCGCCCGCGCATCCGAAAACCATCCATATCGAAGGCCGCTGGATGGACGGCCCGACGATCCGCCCGGCCACGTAA
- a CDS encoding uroporphyrinogen decarboxylase family protein, with translation MQFRPDYKAVIARTKAFYATPRRGAALVQVLGGEGISLQSSKPLEKWRLPGEMIPYIDDRVAAVTRFWERRQGLDDDLIPAIAPWYGIAEHTAFLGGEVEFTGGTSFNHQILPDWKDFDNLKLDENHPWLRMVVDGIRHCREKWGELFAAKLRGADGPLDIANIVRGNDLFTDIYDHPDELHQLMDFCAAAARFTMDRQLQEATVLEGGVVTGFDIWLPRPCAGHLSDDASCMMSVANYEEFGLPYMRKVCAAYENVMLHTHSLGKKNIPQFASVPQIKWLQISSDPNSDRAIDVYREYEEVLRDKIVVVELSHKEIEDNLDLLRRNRTIIWHAAPSMEKARETVALVRRELPVFQPQQDAGAL, from the coding sequence ATGCAATTCCGGCCCGATTACAAAGCCGTCATCGCACGCACGAAGGCGTTTTATGCGACGCCGCGGCGCGGTGCCGCCCTCGTGCAGGTGCTGGGCGGCGAGGGCATTTCCCTGCAATCGTCCAAGCCGTTGGAAAAGTGGAGGCTGCCCGGAGAGATGATTCCTTATATTGACGACCGGGTGGCGGCCGTGACGCGTTTCTGGGAGCGCAGGCAGGGCTTGGATGACGATCTGATCCCGGCAATCGCGCCTTGGTATGGCATCGCCGAGCACACCGCCTTTCTCGGCGGCGAAGTAGAGTTCACCGGCGGAACCAGTTTCAATCATCAGATTTTGCCGGACTGGAAGGATTTTGATAATCTCAAGCTGGATGAAAATCACCCGTGGCTGCGCATGGTCGTGGACGGGATAAGGCATTGCCGCGAGAAGTGGGGAGAGCTGTTTGCCGCCAAACTGCGCGGGGCCGACGGCCCGCTGGATATTGCAAACATCGTGCGGGGCAATGATCTGTTCACGGATATCTACGACCATCCCGATGAGCTGCACCAGTTGATGGATTTCTGCGCGGCGGCGGCGCGTTTTACCATGGACCGCCAGCTCCAGGAGGCGACGGTCCTCGAAGGCGGAGTGGTCACCGGTTTCGACATATGGCTGCCCCGGCCCTGCGCAGGGCATCTTTCGGATGACGCCTCGTGCATGATGTCCGTGGCGAACTATGAGGAATTCGGCCTGCCGTATATGCGGAAAGTCTGCGCGGCCTATGAGAATGTCATGTTGCACACGCATTCGCTCGGAAAGAAAAACATCCCGCAATTCGCCTCGGTCCCGCAGATCAAGTGGCTGCAAATCTCCAGCGACCCGAACAGCGACCGGGCGATTGATGTTTATCGCGAATACGAGGAGGTGCTGCGCGATAAAATCGTCGTCGTGGAACTCTCGCACAAGGAAATCGAGGATAATCTCGATCTATTGAGGCGAAACAGGACCATCATCTGGCATGCCGCGCCATCAATGGAGAAAGCGCGCGAGACCGTGGCACTCGTGCGCAGGGAGCTGCCAGTGTTCCAGCCGCAACAGGATGCCGGCGCGCTTTAG
- a CDS encoding LamG-like jellyroll fold domain-containing protein, with the protein MRKHIRSVFLSALAAAFAVALPAQVVRYGFDSTYKLASAQWTPNTGSGGEKSAKGATQINSLDLRMFAVGGANADLATAPGVAGKGRALDLTGNTPGTINGAVAQQSTASPGGFKSLTITGWMKPAAPLQKDMTLIRSFTTGPSGGGFWISATSPNALVLLLSDGPKSAKFPVHASAVAAQDKWVFFAVSWDGAAGLANWYFGGEADAPAAPVRVAAPASIGMTLTATKQMAVGRASSKSPGFCGLFDDIQIFDTALAREKIEEIRQSALGR; encoded by the coding sequence ATGAGAAAACATATCCGCTCCGTTTTCCTGTCCGCCCTGGCCGCCGCGTTTGCCGTGGCGTTGCCCGCCCAAGTCGTGCGCTACGGCTTCGACTCCACCTACAAACTCGCCTCCGCGCAATGGACGCCCAACACCGGCTCCGGCGGCGAGAAATCCGCGAAAGGCGCCACGCAGATCAACAGCCTCGACCTGCGCATGTTCGCCGTGGGCGGCGCAAACGCCGACCTCGCCACCGCGCCCGGCGTCGCCGGCAAGGGCCGCGCGCTCGACCTCACCGGCAACACGCCCGGCACCATCAACGGGGCCGTCGCGCAGCAGTCCACCGCGTCGCCCGGCGGCTTCAAGTCGCTCACCATCACCGGCTGGATGAAACCCGCCGCGCCGTTGCAAAAGGACATGACGCTCATCCGCAGTTTCACCACCGGCCCCTCCGGCGGCGGATTCTGGATTTCCGCGACCAGCCCCAACGCGCTGGTGCTCCTGCTCAGCGACGGCCCAAAGTCCGCGAAATTTCCCGTGCACGCGTCCGCCGTCGCCGCGCAGGACAAGTGGGTGTTCTTCGCCGTCTCGTGGGATGGCGCGGCCGGCCTCGCCAACTGGTATTTCGGCGGCGAGGCCGATGCGCCCGCCGCCCCGGTTCGGGTGGCCGCCCCCGCCTCCATCGGCATGACGCTCACCGCCACGAAGCAGATGGCCGTCGGCCGCGCGAGCTCCAAGAGCCCCGGCTTCTGCGGCCTTTTCGATGATATCCAGATCTTCGATACAGCGCTCGCACGGGAAAAGATCGAGGAGATCCGCCAGTCCGCGCTCGGCCGGTGA
- a CDS encoding GDSL-type esterase/lipase family protein — MTLPAHRRLVSLIQSCLGALFLLALLSAVRADVRLAAPFGDNAVLQRDKPVAVWGEADPGEKVSVFLGARTAATIAGADGRWLVRLDPLPASAEPAELVVTGRNQVVLKNILVGDVWLCAGQSNMEWNVARADNAAAELAAASHSGIRFIKIDRAIGDAPAARATGAWRVCTPRDIGGCSAVAYFFARDIHRETGVPVGLVQSSWSGAMIESFLPADTLASTEFAAVGKRWRQTLDAWPVNKKKYDADQSAWEKERDAAAEKNLPFDKPAPRPPVGPGHRDQPSGIYNAMVHPLAPFGLRGFLWYQGEGNAQRFDEYHALFTTLIRSWRAAFQQGDLPFYWVQLPNYKAGRGDARMRAFLREAQDQALSLPATGQAVTIDIGNPDDEHPTNKQEVGRRLALIALANLYGKPVAWQSPRLVSARPDGATLRVALAHADGLASGEVASDKYQVTKSMPAAALAFELAGADREFFPAAATINQDGTLTLASPDVPAPVAARYAWFNAPAATLRNAAGLPLAPFRTDDWPALDVSRTSAVTPQDKGSGRAQDYFLEKHAAFLARAKEGPVNLLFIGDSITDGWSKAPDIWENHFGRYQPANFGISGDSTQHVLWRIAHGELDHIAPKVVVLMIGTNNTASNTPAEIADGVARVIRRIREKLPQTKILLLAIFPRGPRQNTGYYDDGIRRMEVINEVNLDLSRLADGSRIRFLNINDTFLGPDGRIPANVMPDQLHPGPKGYQLWADAMQSLLDEMMAE, encoded by the coding sequence ATGACTCTCCCCGCCCATCGCCGCCTCGTGTCCTTGATCCAATCCTGCCTCGGCGCGCTCTTCCTTCTCGCGCTGCTTTCCGCCGTCCGCGCCGACGTGCGCCTCGCCGCGCCGTTCGGCGACAACGCCGTCCTCCAGCGGGACAAGCCCGTCGCCGTCTGGGGCGAGGCCGACCCCGGCGAAAAAGTCTCCGTGTTTCTCGGCGCGCGCACCGCCGCGACCATCGCGGGGGCCGACGGGCGCTGGCTCGTCCGCCTCGATCCCTTGCCCGCCAGCGCGGAACCCGCCGAGCTGGTCGTCACCGGTAGGAATCAGGTCGTCCTCAAAAACATACTCGTCGGCGACGTGTGGCTCTGCGCCGGCCAGTCCAACATGGAGTGGAATGTCGCCCGCGCCGACAACGCCGCCGCCGAGCTCGCCGCCGCCAGCCATTCCGGCATTCGTTTCATCAAAATCGACCGCGCCATCGGCGACGCGCCCGCAGCCCGCGCCACCGGCGCATGGCGCGTCTGCACGCCGCGCGACATCGGCGGCTGCTCCGCCGTCGCCTACTTTTTCGCCCGCGACATCCACCGCGAGACCGGCGTCCCCGTCGGCCTCGTGCAAAGCTCGTGGAGCGGCGCGATGATCGAATCCTTCCTGCCCGCCGACACGCTCGCCTCGACCGAGTTCGCCGCCGTCGGGAAACGCTGGCGGCAAACCCTCGACGCCTGGCCGGTCAACAAAAAGAAATACGACGCCGACCAGTCCGCCTGGGAAAAAGAGCGCGATGCCGCCGCGGAGAAAAACCTGCCCTTCGACAAACCCGCCCCGCGCCCGCCCGTCGGTCCCGGCCACCGCGACCAGCCTTCCGGCATCTACAACGCCATGGTCCATCCGCTGGCGCCCTTCGGCCTGCGCGGCTTCCTTTGGTATCAGGGCGAGGGCAACGCCCAGCGCTTCGATGAATACCACGCGCTCTTCACCACGCTCATCCGCTCCTGGCGCGCCGCGTTTCAGCAGGGCGACCTGCCCTTCTACTGGGTGCAACTCCCCAACTACAAAGCCGGGCGCGGCGACGCCCGCATGCGCGCGTTCCTTCGCGAGGCGCAGGACCAGGCGCTCTCACTGCCCGCCACCGGACAGGCCGTCACCATCGACATTGGCAACCCCGACGACGAGCACCCGACCAACAAGCAGGAAGTCGGCCGCCGCCTCGCCCTCATCGCCCTCGCCAACCTTTACGGCAAACCCGTCGCCTGGCAAAGCCCGCGCCTTGTTTCGGCCCGCCCCGACGGCGCGACCCTGCGCGTCGCCCTGGCTCACGCCGACGGGCTCGCCAGTGGCGAAGTGGCAAGTGACAAGTATCAAGTGACAAAAAGCATGCCTGCCGCCGCGCTCGCCTTCGAACTCGCCGGGGCCGACCGCGAGTTTTTCCCCGCCGCTGCCACGATCAACCAGGACGGCACGCTCACGCTCGCCTCGCCGGACGTTCCCGCGCCCGTGGCCGCGCGTTACGCGTGGTTCAACGCCCCCGCCGCCACGCTGCGCAACGCCGCCGGCCTGCCGCTCGCGCCCTTCCGCACCGACGACTGGCCGGCCCTCGACGTCTCCCGCACCAGCGCGGTCACGCCCCAGGATAAAGGCTCGGGCCGCGCGCAGGATTATTTTTTGGAAAAACACGCCGCCTTCCTCGCCCGCGCCAAGGAAGGCCCGGTCAACCTCCTCTTTATCGGCGACTCCATCACCGACGGCTGGAGCAAGGCCCCCGACATCTGGGAAAACCATTTCGGACGCTATCAGCCCGCCAATTTCGGCATCTCCGGCGACTCCACCCAGCACGTCCTCTGGCGCATCGCCCACGGCGAACTCGATCACATCGCGCCGAAGGTCGTCGTCCTCATGATCGGCACCAACAACACCGCCAGCAACACGCCCGCCGAGATCGCCGACGGCGTCGCCCGCGTCATCCGCCGCATTCGGGAAAAACTCCCGCAAACCAAGATCCTTCTCCTCGCCATCTTCCCGCGCGGCCCGCGCCAGAACACCGGCTATTACGACGACGGCATCCGCCGCATGGAAGTCATCAACGAGGTCAACCTCGACCTCTCCCGCCTCGCCGACGGAAGCCGTATCCGCTTTTTGAATATCAACGACACTTTCCTCGGACCCGACGGCAGGATTCCCGCCAACGTGATGCCCGACCAGCTCCATCCCGGCCCGAAAGGCTACCAGCTTTGGGCCGACGCCATGCAGTCCCTGCTCGACGAGATGATGGCCGAGTGA
- a CDS encoding TonB-dependent receptor, protein MTAYRAPQSAAALPLSVDVLSADDLLASPSFAIDDTLRSVPAFSLFRRSGSLTANPTAQGVSLRGLGPSGASRSLVLLDGVPLNDPFGGWIAWTKIPRLSLSSVEIVRGGGSGAWGNAALGGTVQLLTSPLPAAASAAEAPDSSASRAMIEVTGGDFSTLGGEVLFTRAAIAAADSGGASFLARTSLSLSAAAFTTGGVYLVRNPGTIDRAADLEYWRAQASVRAALAGPVDLIVTARAYAEDRGNGTPLQRNASRETFVAATLTNRPAPVTASRRPDFNLSLYFQKQSFKSFFSSVNADRTAETPASDQYDVPATAMGAAFTATWGRPEDTARFTAGADFRRVGGETREDYLYSAAIDTFTRRRFAGGGQAFAGGFARYEHRFSPRWRGSLGARVDYWTNRDGHRREWDTTTAAPGFLRDDRYPAADGIEFSPEAGFVWQAAPWLRARGSIYRAFRVPTLNEYHRPFRVGPVTTEANPELSPETLAGGELGLELEHSRAGASLTLFLNRLDDAVANVTVAPDTRQRRNLDHVRLQGLEASVHARPHPSVYFKLGYIFSDARAAAPGTGIDAKRLAQAPRHTLSVSARWHAPGAVEINARARWTSEQYEDDENTLRLAAAAVFDLGLSRRLGRDWEIFAAVENLFDAEVQTGRTAAGVISIGPPRQTRAGVRWNW, encoded by the coding sequence GTGACTGCCTACCGGGCGCCGCAATCCGCCGCCGCGCTTCCCTTGTCCGTGGATGTCCTGTCGGCTGACGATCTCCTCGCCTCCCCTTCGTTCGCCATCGACGACACGCTGCGCAGCGTTCCCGCCTTCAGCCTCTTTCGGCGGTCGGGCAGCCTCACGGCCAACCCCACCGCCCAAGGCGTTTCGCTCCGCGGGCTCGGCCCCAGCGGCGCCAGCCGTTCGCTTGTCCTGCTCGACGGCGTCCCGCTTAACGATCCCTTCGGCGGCTGGATCGCGTGGACCAAAATTCCACGCCTTTCGCTCTCCTCCGTCGAGATCGTGCGCGGTGGCGGTTCCGGCGCCTGGGGCAACGCCGCCCTTGGCGGCACCGTGCAACTCCTCACCAGCCCGCTGCCGGCGGCTGCATCAGCCGCCGAGGCGCCCGACTCGTCCGCCTCTCGCGCCATGATCGAGGTGACGGGCGGAGACTTTTCGACCCTGGGCGGAGAAGTCCTGTTTACCCGGGCGGCGATTGCGGCCGCCGACAGCGGCGGCGCGTCGTTCCTCGCACGCACTTCCCTGTCGCTCTCCGCCGCCGCCTTCACGACCGGCGGTGTTTATCTGGTGCGCAATCCGGGAACCATCGACCGGGCCGCCGATCTCGAGTATTGGCGCGCCCAGGCTTCCGTCCGCGCGGCGCTGGCCGGTCCGGTGGACCTCATTGTCACGGCGCGCGCCTATGCCGAGGATCGCGGCAATGGCACTCCGCTCCAGCGCAACGCCTCGCGCGAGACCTTTGTCGCCGCCACGCTCACCAACCGGCCCGCGCCCGTCACCGCCAGCCGGCGGCCCGATTTTAATTTGTCCCTGTATTTCCAAAAACAGTCCTTTAAGAGCTTTTTCTCATCCGTGAATGCCGACCGCACGGCCGAAACCCCCGCCAGCGACCAATACGACGTGCCCGCCACCGCCATGGGCGCCGCTTTTACCGCCACGTGGGGCCGGCCAGAGGATACCGCCCGCTTCACGGCCGGCGCCGATTTTCGCCGGGTGGGGGGAGAGACGCGCGAGGATTATCTCTACTCCGCCGCGATCGACACCTTCACCCGCCGGCGTTTTGCCGGAGGCGGGCAGGCTTTCGCCGGCGGTTTCGCCCGCTATGAGCACCGCTTTTCTCCGCGCTGGCGCGGCTCGCTCGGAGCACGCGTCGATTACTGGACCAACCGCGACGGACATCGCCGCGAATGGGATACCACGACGGCCGCGCCCGGCTTCCTCCGCGATGATCGTTACCCTGCCGCGGACGGCATCGAATTCAGTCCCGAGGCCGGATTTGTCTGGCAGGCCGCGCCGTGGCTTCGTGCCCGGGGCTCCATCTATCGGGCGTTTCGCGTCCCCACGCTGAACGAATACCACCGCCCTTTTCGCGTGGGCCCCGTCACCACCGAGGCCAATCCGGAGCTTTCGCCGGAAACGCTTGCCGGCGGCGAACTCGGCCTCGAGCTCGAGCACAGCCGCGCGGGGGCCTCGCTCACACTTTTTCTCAACCGGCTCGATGATGCCGTCGCCAACGTGACTGTCGCCCCCGATACCCGCCAGCGGCGCAACCTCGACCATGTCCGGCTGCAAGGACTGGAAGCCTCGGTCCATGCGCGCCCGCATCCTTCAGTGTATTTTAAATTAGGATACATTTTCAGCGACGCCCGCGCGGCCGCTCCCGGCACCGGGATCGACGCCAAACGCCTCGCCCAGGCGCCCCGGCACACCCTTTCCGTCTCGGCGCGCTGGCATGCCCCCGGCGCCGTCGAGATCAACGCCCGCGCGCGCTGGACCAGCGAGCAGTACGAGGACGACGAAAACACGCTCCGACTGGCCGCCGCCGCGGTCTTCGATCTCGGCCTCTCACGCCGCTTGGGCCGCGATTGGGAGATTTTTGCCGCGGTGGAAAACCTCTTCGATGCCGAGGTGCAGACCGGTCGCACCGCCGCCGGGGTGATCAGCATCGGCCCGCCCCGTCAGACTCGCGCCGGAGTGCGATGGAACTGGTGA